A single region of the Gossypium arboreum isolate Shixiya-1 chromosome 12, ASM2569848v2, whole genome shotgun sequence genome encodes:
- the LOC108479661 gene encoding ubiquinol oxidase 2, mitochondrial-like: MMMSRGYNRLASSMFTMVSPRFFSTAATRGVLSNDMVKAPAVGLGVRCRSSMAAIAGGDKEQEKKQAVGGCGGSSKDDKEIVNYWGLDPTKVSKEDGSPWKWTCFRPWDTYQADLSIDLKKHHAPVTVLDKMAYWTVKSLRWPTDLFFQRRYGCRAMMLETVAAVPGMVGGMLLHCKSLRRFEHSGGWIKALLEEAENERMHLMTFMEVSDPRWYERALVFAVQGVFFNAYFLGYIISPKFAHRVVGYLEEEAIHSYTEFLKELDNGNIENVPAPPIAIDYWRLPPNSTLRDVVLAVRADEAHHRDVNHFASDIHYQGRQLKEAPAPLGYH, encoded by the exons ATGATGATGAGTCGTGGTTACAACAGGTTAGCCAGCTCCATGTTTACAATGGTCAGCCCTCGATTCTTTTCCACAGCAGCAACACGGGGGGTCCTCTCCAACGACATGGTGAAGGCTCCCGCCGTTGGACTTGGCGTGCGCTGCAGGAGCTCTATGGCGGCGATAGCTGGTGGTGACAAGGAGCAGGAGAAGAAACAAGCAGTAGGCGGCTGCGGCGGCTCCTCCAAGGATGACAAAGAGATCGTCAATTATTGGGGCTTGGATCCAACTAAGGTGTCCAAAGAGGACGGCTCCCCATGGAAGTGGACCTGCTTTAGG CCATGGGATACGTACCAGGCAGACTTGTCAATAGATCTGAAGAAACATCACGCACCGGTGACTGTGCTTGACAAAATGGCTTATTGGACTGTCAAATCTCTTAGATGGCCTACAGATCTTTTCTTTCAA CGGAGATATGGTTGCCGAGCAATGATGCTGGAGACAGTGGCAGCAGTGCCAGGGATGGTGGGAGGGATGCTATTACACTGCAAGTCATTAAGGAGATTTGAACACAGTGGAGGTTGGATCAAAGCACTGTTGGAAGAGGCTGAGAATGAACGTATGCACCTAATGACATTCATGGAGGTATCGGATCCTAGATGGTACGAACGTGCCCTTGTATTTGCTGTCCAAGGTGTATTCTTCAATGCTTACTTCTTGGGATATATTATATCACCTAAATTTGCCCATCGAGTGGTGGGATACCTTGAGGAAGAAGCAATCCACTCTTACACCGAGTTCCTCAAGGAGTTGGACAATGGTAACATTGAGAATGTGCCAGCTCCACCTATTGCTATTGATTACTGGCGCTTGCCCCCTAACTCCACTCTGCGAGATGTTGTTTTGGCTGTGAGGGCAGATGAGGCACATCACCGTGATGTTAACCATTTTGCATCG